One genomic window of Actinomycetota bacterium includes the following:
- a CDS encoding MarR family transcriptional regulator: MQRCDDARVLAWRALTRAHAILEAALDAALEEHSGVALLTYDVLSYLAEADGQRLRLQEIAERLPLTRSGLTRLIDRMEEADLVRRQVCSSDRRGTYAVLTPAGRRTLRRAGEVHVRILEERLVARLSPHELVCLRAACTKIASLVEDQPTND; encoded by the coding sequence ATGCAGCGCTGTGACGACGCACGGGTGCTGGCGTGGAGGGCGCTCACGCGAGCCCACGCCATCCTCGAGGCTGCCCTCGACGCCGCCCTGGAGGAGCACTCGGGCGTAGCCCTGCTGACCTACGACGTGCTGTCGTACCTGGCGGAAGCCGACGGTCAGCGGCTGCGCTTGCAGGAGATCGCCGAGCGCCTGCCCCTGACGCGCAGCGGGCTCACCCGTCTGATCGACCGCATGGAGGAAGCCGACCTCGTCCGCCGACAAGTGTGCTCATCGGATCGGCGCGGGACGTACGCGGTGCTGACCCCGGCGGGGCGTCGCACCTTGCGCCGCGCCGGTGAGGTCCACGTGCGGATCCTCGAGGAGCGACTGGTCGCACGCCTCTCGCCGCACGAACTGGTGTGCCTGCGTGCCGCCTGCACCAAGATCGCCAGCCTGGTCGAGGATCAGCCGACCAACGACTGA
- a CDS encoding MTH1187 family thiamine-binding protein, giving the protein MLAAFSISPGGVGESVGEFVAEAVRIVRASGLPNRTSAMFTEIEGDWPEISAVIGQCIDAMERRGAPRVSVVVKVDHRPGRHDMLDSKVASVERRLIEGR; this is encoded by the coding sequence GTGCTGGCAGCCTTCTCGATCAGTCCTGGCGGTGTCGGCGAGTCCGTCGGTGAGTTCGTGGCGGAAGCCGTCCGCATCGTCCGCGCCTCCGGCCTGCCGAACCGGACCTCGGCCATGTTCACCGAGATCGAAGGCGACTGGCCAGAGATCTCGGCCGTCATAGGCCAGTGCATCGACGCGATGGAGCGTCGCGGGGCACCCCGCGTGAGCGTGGTCGTCAAGGTCGATCACCGGCCGGGCCGCCACGACATGCTCGACAGCAAGGTCGCATCGGTGGAGCGGCGCTTGATCGAGGGGCGCTGA
- a CDS encoding response regulator, producing MTAARVLVVDDDPAVRQMLELALVFEGFEILTAADGLEALGRALQARPDAILLDVMMPRMGGLEAAQALRGDPRTTATPIILLTARAGEEDLWLGWQAGVDSYLVKPIDLDSLVMEIRRVISTTAVA from the coding sequence ATGACCGCCGCACGAGTGCTGGTCGTCGACGACGATCCGGCAGTCCGCCAGATGCTCGAGCTCGCGCTCGTCTTCGAAGGCTTCGAGATCCTGACCGCCGCGGATGGGCTGGAAGCTCTCGGCCGCGCGTTGCAGGCACGGCCCGACGCGATCCTGCTGGACGTGATGATGCCCAGGATGGGTGGACTTGAGGCCGCGCAGGCACTGCGTGGCGACCCGCGCACCACCGCGACCCCGATCATCCTGCTCACCGCCCGTGCCGGTGAGGAGGACCTGTGGTTGGGCTGGCAGGCGGGCGTCGATTCGTACCTGGTCAAGCCGATCGACCTCGACTCGCTGGTGATGGAGATCCGGCGGGTCATCTCCACGACGGCGGTGGCATGA